The following proteins are encoded in a genomic region of Fervidobacterium pennivorans DSM 9078:
- a CDS encoding inorganic phosphate transporter, giving the protein MHIFDILVFLPSIFLGIIMGGNDAGNTLGVTVGNGIFKVKKMITIAALVVIIGALLGGKPGLKVSSGIVKVDLPGMVIINISAAIVTLFFLRKGLPISMTQAIVGANVGVGILLKNINTQLLLYIVLGWFSTPVVAFLLGFTLQKVLATVFRGIRNLQVRTYILRIFLWIFTIYGVYSMGANDVGKITGILYQKGYNAYLLLLIGGLSLSAGVIFLSKKTIYTLGRELIALDDFTAMVTIATQALTVGLYSLIGLPVSPAHAIVGSLVGVGFSKGTKLQNPKTFNKILFSWLQAPVYGGILSAFMYSIYKLLW; this is encoded by the coding sequence GTGCACATATTTGATATTTTAGTTTTCCTACCTTCGATATTTCTTGGCATAATAATGGGTGGAAATGACGCAGGAAACACGTTAGGTGTTACAGTTGGAAATGGAATTTTCAAAGTAAAAAAAATGATAACTATTGCTGCTTTGGTAGTTATAATTGGTGCTTTACTTGGTGGTAAGCCTGGTCTTAAAGTATCTTCGGGCATAGTAAAAGTTGATTTGCCCGGGATGGTTATAATCAACATCTCAGCAGCAATAGTGACGCTATTTTTTCTAAGGAAGGGCTTACCTATTTCCATGACACAAGCAATAGTAGGCGCAAATGTTGGAGTTGGTATTTTACTCAAGAATATCAATACACAACTACTTTTGTACATAGTCTTAGGATGGTTCTCAACACCCGTGGTTGCATTTTTACTTGGTTTCACTCTTCAAAAAGTTTTGGCGACTGTGTTCAGAGGTATACGTAACTTGCAAGTTAGAACTTACATCTTGAGAATTTTCCTGTGGATTTTCACAATATATGGAGTATATTCTATGGGGGCAAATGACGTCGGAAAGATTACCGGAATACTTTATCAAAAAGGCTACAATGCCTATTTGCTTTTGCTAATAGGTGGTTTGTCCTTAAGCGCAGGCGTCATTTTCTTAAGCAAAAAGACAATTTACACACTTGGACGAGAGCTGATAGCTCTCGACGATTTTACAGCAATGGTTACAATAGCAACGCAAGCCCTAACTGTGGGGTTATATTCTCTTATCGGGCTTCCAGTTTCACCAGCCCATGCAATAGTTGGCAGTTTGGTTGGTGTAGGCTTTTCAAAGGGTACAAAATTACAAAACCCAAAAACATTTAACAAAATACTCTTTTCATGGTTACAAGCTCCTGTATACGGTGGAATATTATCCGCATTCATGTATTCAATCTACAAACTTTTGTGGTAG
- a CDS encoding adenine phosphoribosyltransferase encodes MDLKAFIRDIPDFPQKGVIFRDITPLIKNPEAFKYAIDTIVEEVKKYEFDLVVCPEARGFIIGAPIAYLLGKGFVPVRKPGKLPYKTVSDTYELEYGKAELHIHEDAIQPGQKVLIIDDVLATGGTALALKRLVEKVGGTVVASAFLIELTYLNPRNLLKDLPIIAPIKY; translated from the coding sequence ATGGACTTGAAAGCTTTTATTAGAGACATCCCAGACTTCCCACAAAAGGGTGTTATATTCCGTGATATAACCCCTCTCATCAAGAACCCAGAAGCATTTAAATATGCTATTGATACCATCGTGGAAGAAGTCAAGAAATATGAATTCGATTTGGTTGTTTGTCCAGAAGCTCGCGGGTTTATTATCGGTGCTCCAATTGCTTACCTTCTTGGCAAAGGTTTTGTTCCTGTTAGAAAACCCGGAAAATTGCCATACAAAACTGTCAGCGATACATACGAACTAGAATATGGCAAAGCAGAACTGCATATCCACGAAGATGCAATTCAACCAGGTCAAAAAGTTTTGATAATAGATGATGTTCTTGCTACCGGTGGAACTGCACTCGCACTGAAAAGACTTGTTGAAAAAGTTGGAGGGACCGTTGTTGCTAGTGCTTTCTTAATTGAACTCACATATTTGAATCCAAGAAACCTACTCAAAGACTTACCGATAATAGCTCCAATTAAATACTAA
- a CDS encoding glucose-6-phosphate isomerase, which translates to MLKFDFTYTLAENVQGGLDTAEIDSYSAKVEEFLKRLDENKPGFVNAVLTRKWIDSVNELSDFIFTFDNLVVLGIGGSALGNIAIQNALRPANWNSLSVDERNGYLRIFVVDNVDPDYLSSVLDCVDPKTTLFNIISKSGTTAEPMANYLIVRGILESYGLDPKEHLIFTTDPEKGVLRRLGRAEGIRMLEIPPDVGGRFSVLTPVGLLSAKAAGVDIEELIIGAKDAYEKTINSSLWENPAALIAVTHYLHYLKKRNISVMMAYSNRLYYLADWYRQLWAESLGKMYDNDGNKVHVGQTPVKALGAVDQHSQVQLYNEGPDDKIITFLRTEQFDREIIIPKIHESEPELAYLGGKKLSTLLNSEQLGTQLALAKHGRPSITVTFPKIDEYHIGQFIMYYELATVIAGHLFNINPYDQPGVELGKKITYALMGREGFEEYNYSDSAQKRVEVE; encoded by the coding sequence GTGCTAAAATTCGATTTTACGTACACACTTGCGGAAAATGTGCAGGGCGGACTTGACACTGCAGAAATTGATTCATACTCTGCGAAAGTAGAGGAATTTTTAAAAAGGCTCGATGAAAATAAGCCCGGTTTTGTCAATGCTGTGTTAACACGAAAATGGATTGACTCAGTTAACGAATTAAGTGACTTCATATTCACATTCGATAACTTAGTCGTTTTGGGAATCGGAGGTTCCGCGCTTGGTAATATTGCAATTCAAAATGCACTCAGACCTGCAAACTGGAACTCATTGAGCGTTGATGAAAGAAATGGATACCTAAGAATTTTCGTTGTGGATAACGTTGACCCGGATTATTTATCCTCTGTCCTCGATTGCGTTGACCCAAAAACCACGTTGTTCAACATTATCTCAAAATCCGGCACCACAGCCGAACCCATGGCAAATTACCTCATAGTGAGGGGGATTCTTGAGTCATATGGACTTGACCCAAAAGAACACCTTATCTTCACAACAGACCCAGAAAAAGGTGTCTTGAGAAGGCTTGGAAGAGCAGAAGGTATCAGAATGCTTGAAATACCACCAGATGTTGGAGGAAGATTTAGCGTTTTGACACCTGTCGGATTACTTTCAGCTAAAGCTGCTGGAGTCGATATCGAAGAACTGATAATTGGAGCAAAAGATGCTTACGAAAAGACCATAAACTCTTCACTTTGGGAAAACCCAGCAGCGTTAATTGCCGTTACGCACTATCTACATTATTTGAAAAAGCGCAACATATCCGTTATGATGGCTTACTCAAATAGATTGTATTACCTCGCCGACTGGTACAGACAACTATGGGCAGAAAGCCTTGGAAAAATGTATGATAACGATGGAAATAAAGTGCACGTAGGTCAAACACCTGTAAAAGCACTTGGTGCAGTCGACCAACACTCCCAAGTCCAGCTTTACAATGAAGGACCAGATGATAAGATTATCACGTTCCTCAGAACGGAGCAATTTGACAGAGAAATCATAATACCAAAGATACATGAAAGCGAACCCGAACTTGCTTACCTTGGTGGTAAGAAGCTTTCAACATTGCTTAACAGCGAACAACTCGGTACACAACTTGCGCTTGCAAAGCACGGAAGACCTTCAATAACAGTAACATTCCCAAAAATCGACGAATACCATATTGGTCAATTCATTATGTACTACGAACTTGCGACCGTTATCGCCGGTCACCTATTCAACATTAATCCGTACGACCAACCCGGTGTCGAACTCGGAAAGAAAATCACCTATGCACTTATGGGACGTGAAGGTTTTGAGGAATACAATTACTCAGACAGCGCACAGAAAAGAGTTGAGGTAGAATGA
- the coaE gene encoding dephospho-CoA kinase (Dephospho-CoA kinase (CoaE) performs the final step in coenzyme A biosynthesis.), which translates to MVVCITGKIATGKSTVSQFFVQKGFDYINVDKLGHLAFEMNKEHINKVFGTCDRKEVAKIVFSDAEKLALLESIVHPTMLKLLKNELDARKGKDIVIEAAIKRRLGINCCDITITVVCDENVIKERLKGRYEEELIEKILERQKDIEPEGIIIINNSSIEDLHVQLEKIYEQLTKKVKG; encoded by the coding sequence ATGGTAGTCTGCATTACCGGGAAGATTGCAACTGGAAAAAGTACTGTGTCACAGTTCTTTGTTCAAAAAGGTTTTGACTATATAAACGTCGATAAACTCGGACATCTTGCCTTTGAAATGAACAAAGAGCATATAAATAAAGTTTTTGGAACTTGTGATAGGAAAGAAGTTGCAAAAATCGTCTTCTCAGATGCCGAAAAGCTTGCGTTACTCGAAAGCATTGTTCATCCCACGATGCTTAAGCTTTTGAAAAATGAATTAGATGCAAGGAAAGGTAAAGATATCGTCATAGAAGCGGCAATTAAACGAAGGTTAGGAATAAACTGTTGCGATATTACAATTACCGTTGTCTGCGATGAAAATGTGATAAAAGAAAGACTCAAGGGAAGATATGAGGAAGAATTAATCGAAAAAATATTGGAAAGACAGAAAGATATCGAACCAGAAGGAATTATAATAATTAACAACTCTTCAATAGAAGACCTACATGTCCAACTTGAGAAAATATACGAGCAGTTAACAAAGAAAGTGAAGGGGTAA
- the nadE gene encoding NAD(+) synthase encodes MTNFNPSAEVERIVNFIKNTIQKYNFKGAVIGVSGGIDSAVVLALLVRALELGKVRALILPERDSSKNSIEDAKAVCKYFKVNYEIISITGVLRAMGVYRLFPPALFIPEKIKIDYAKRRWQRYPDPYVMDLKNKGDELFLKGIAYYRAKHRARMCKLYFEAEKLGYCVVGTTNKTELTLGLYVKWGDDSVDIEPIKHLYKTQVYELAKYLGVPERIIQKPPTPDLVPGVTDEEAFGLTYPEIDEILMKLDSGEEINTEKARRVKELMKLAKYRELKSLGIEDEQATR; translated from the coding sequence ATGACCAACTTCAATCCTTCGGCTGAAGTTGAACGGATAGTAAACTTTATCAAAAATACAATCCAAAAATACAACTTCAAAGGTGCTGTCATTGGTGTCAGCGGTGGAATTGATTCCGCAGTTGTCTTGGCTTTGCTTGTAAGGGCTTTAGAGCTTGGTAAAGTAAGGGCACTAATTCTTCCGGAACGCGATAGCTCAAAAAACAGTATCGAAGATGCAAAGGCGGTATGCAAATATTTCAAAGTAAACTACGAAATCATCTCAATAACTGGTGTGCTTCGTGCAATGGGCGTATATAGACTATTCCCTCCTGCGCTATTTATTCCGGAAAAAATAAAAATTGATTATGCAAAAAGAAGGTGGCAAAGATACCCCGACCCATACGTTATGGACCTTAAAAACAAAGGCGATGAACTATTCTTGAAAGGCATAGCATATTACAGAGCCAAACACAGGGCAAGAATGTGCAAGTTGTATTTTGAGGCTGAAAAGCTCGGCTATTGCGTGGTGGGAACAACGAATAAGACAGAACTTACCCTCGGATTGTACGTCAAATGGGGCGATGATTCGGTCGATATAGAACCTATCAAACATCTTTACAAAACACAAGTTTACGAACTTGCAAAGTATTTGGGAGTTCCAGAAAGGATCATCCAAAAACCACCAACACCAGACCTTGTTCCTGGTGTCACAGATGAAGAAGCTTTTGGTTTGACCTATCCTGAAATTGATGAAATTTTAATGAAGCTGGATTCCGGAGAAGAAATAAACACAGAGAAAGCAAGAAGGGTCAAAGAACTAATGAAGTTAGCAAAGTATCGAGAACTCAAATCGTTGGGAATCGAAGATGAGCAAGCAACAAGATGA
- a CDS encoding Mut7-C RNAse domain-containing protein codes for MSKQQDELKFLCDLTVVKLGKKLRILGFDTEIIKTVNQQAIKELLKHTNRTLVTKSKELVKACGGILITKNRTSEQLEELLMILNNTNPQLPNTPARCAYCNEVLVDCPKEEVIGKVPIYVFETIEHFKRCPKCGKIYWRGTHVVRHLEFFSSQGKETDTRGDNKW; via the coding sequence ATGAGCAAGCAACAAGATGAATTAAAGTTCCTTTGTGATTTAACCGTAGTCAAGCTCGGGAAAAAATTAAGAATTCTAGGCTTTGATACCGAGATTATCAAAACAGTAAATCAACAAGCAATTAAGGAACTTCTGAAACACACAAATCGAACATTGGTTACAAAATCAAAAGAGCTGGTTAAGGCTTGTGGCGGAATACTTATCACGAAAAATAGAACATCTGAACAGCTCGAAGAGCTTTTGATGATACTGAACAACACAAATCCACAACTGCCGAATACTCCTGCACGTTGTGCTTACTGCAACGAGGTCTTGGTAGACTGCCCAAAAGAAGAAGTAATTGGGAAGGTCCCCATATATGTTTTTGAAACAATCGAGCATTTCAAACGGTGTCCAAAATGTGGGAAAATTTACTGGCGGGGGACTCATGTAGTAAGGCATTTGGAATTCTTTTCTTCCCAAGGGAAAGAAACTGATACGCGAGGTGATAATAAATGGTAG
- a CDS encoding sensor histidine kinase, translated as MVGKKICYALTEIFEKDKYSPEAENVANILAEFVGVEKLSVAFYEKSRDVYRILLSNFLPLQFKIPVSDIGDRNSLSKLSIQLKDGTIVEAHVEQLIHSSVETGDEKVGIILTNEIPKKMTNFAEVVDFLAYALWFIPSYEKSKSYLSKYRSLWMLTNLFESAKSKEELLEGFLKVISEIIESEITAVLSRTKEVNEEYDMMIYDSQNSQIICKKLNLSELPTETLRYFKGMEKIVYKPNGLSELFATKILSALIVPAENYWFVFANKRNTNIYLQTKSFDSMDLDLARDSVKRFLLAKGRIEFEKRLEEEVAKLRELRKLHESLIEDQKEQIKRMNAVHYISQAMRTMYSVKNVYKTLLLGLTSGRLLGYNRALLLTYDEQRDVLVGKIWLGPDTENVEEDWKKANLRAMRYADVVQYLREEAMTLEINNRLTQQIENKIFPYKAHPILEKCVLRKKIFVANERIVNTMGLEVADLVNLLGVKEFAVLPLVGREEVFGVVIVDNYYTKKPIKESDIDILKILSDSAGLAIETAQNYEELRNKTLSLERQKSLIEYLREFSESILQNMSSAIIVIDKEGKVTEWNKRAEVYFNRPKEQMTGVELRALGPEFEDIEEMAFQAMRIKEEITLSNYLIQVGGRERYYDVKITPFWDADKLMLRGVIITLDDVTERVNLEKERKKQEKLAALGEMAARVAHELRNPVSVLGGFIKRLEKNADNPEARERYINIIKDEILRLENIVNEILDFSREPRSLEFTYFNINKLINDVYILLEEKIREKNILFNFETDAEEITVYAEYSRMKQVIINLLQNAIEATPKDGKILVETRIKLDKIIVSIWNEGTPIDKETAEKLFTPFFTTKVHGTGLGLAICKKIVEDEHKGKIYHESTEDGNKFVVELPKPEMQSSNVE; from the coding sequence ATGGTAGGCAAAAAAATATGCTATGCGTTAACTGAAATATTCGAGAAAGATAAATACTCTCCAGAAGCGGAGAATGTGGCGAATATATTGGCCGAATTCGTTGGTGTTGAAAAACTCTCGGTAGCTTTTTACGAAAAATCCAGAGATGTTTACAGAATTCTTTTAAGTAACTTTCTCCCTCTCCAATTCAAAATCCCTGTTTCGGACATAGGAGATAGAAATTCACTTTCAAAGTTATCTATACAACTCAAAGATGGCACCATTGTAGAAGCACACGTTGAACAGCTGATTCACAGCTCTGTTGAAACCGGCGATGAGAAGGTTGGAATTATTTTGACGAACGAGATTCCAAAAAAGATGACAAACTTTGCCGAAGTTGTTGATTTTCTTGCATACGCTCTTTGGTTTATTCCATCATACGAAAAATCAAAGAGCTACCTTTCCAAGTATCGTTCCCTGTGGATGCTTACAAATCTATTTGAATCTGCTAAATCGAAAGAAGAACTTTTAGAAGGGTTTCTAAAGGTTATCTCCGAAATCATCGAATCGGAAATCACTGCTGTTTTGAGTCGTACAAAAGAAGTAAACGAAGAATATGATATGATGATTTACGACTCTCAAAACTCACAAATAATTTGTAAAAAGCTTAACCTTTCAGAACTTCCTACTGAAACACTCCGTTACTTCAAAGGTATGGAAAAAATAGTTTACAAACCAAACGGACTGAGTGAACTCTTTGCTACAAAGATTCTATCTGCTCTCATTGTACCCGCAGAAAATTACTGGTTTGTTTTTGCCAACAAAAGAAACACAAATATTTACCTACAAACAAAATCTTTTGATTCAATGGATTTAGATCTCGCTCGTGATTCCGTTAAACGCTTCCTGCTTGCCAAAGGACGTATCGAATTTGAGAAAAGATTGGAAGAAGAGGTTGCAAAACTAAGAGAACTCCGAAAACTCCACGAATCACTCATTGAAGACCAGAAAGAGCAAATTAAGAGGATGAACGCAGTCCATTACATAAGCCAGGCAATGCGGACAATGTACAGCGTCAAGAACGTGTACAAAACTCTTTTGCTTGGTCTAACCTCCGGAAGATTGCTTGGTTATAACCGGGCTTTGTTACTAACGTACGACGAACAGCGTGACGTACTTGTTGGTAAAATTTGGCTTGGTCCCGATACGGAAAATGTCGAAGAAGATTGGAAAAAAGCTAATCTCAGAGCGATGCGCTATGCCGATGTGGTCCAATATCTACGCGAAGAAGCAATGACATTGGAAATCAACAATAGACTTACCCAACAAATTGAAAACAAAATATTCCCATACAAAGCACACCCGATACTTGAAAAATGCGTGCTTAGAAAGAAGATATTTGTTGCAAATGAAAGAATTGTTAACACAATGGGCTTAGAAGTGGCTGATTTAGTCAATCTGTTAGGGGTCAAAGAATTCGCTGTTCTGCCACTTGTTGGACGCGAAGAAGTTTTTGGCGTAGTTATTGTCGACAACTACTACACAAAAAAGCCAATAAAAGAAAGCGATATCGATATCCTCAAGATACTGTCAGATAGCGCAGGCTTAGCAATTGAAACTGCTCAAAACTACGAAGAACTAAGAAATAAAACACTTTCTCTGGAACGTCAAAAGAGCCTTATCGAATATCTGCGCGAGTTTTCCGAATCAATTTTGCAGAATATGTCTTCTGCAATTATTGTTATCGACAAAGAAGGTAAAGTAACCGAATGGAACAAAAGAGCTGAAGTTTACTTCAACCGTCCGAAAGAACAGATGACGGGCGTTGAGCTCAGAGCACTTGGCCCTGAATTTGAAGATATCGAAGAAATGGCGTTCCAAGCAATGAGAATTAAAGAAGAAATAACCCTCAGCAATTACTTGATCCAGGTCGGTGGGCGAGAACGATACTACGATGTGAAAATCACACCTTTCTGGGATGCTGATAAACTCATGCTCAGAGGAGTCATTATTACCCTAGATGATGTTACCGAACGAGTTAATCTGGAAAAGGAGAGGAAAAAGCAGGAAAAGCTCGCAGCTCTTGGCGAAATGGCTGCAAGAGTTGCTCACGAACTAAGAAACCCAGTCTCTGTGTTGGGAGGCTTCATCAAAAGACTAGAGAAAAACGCCGACAACCCAGAGGCAAGGGAAAGGTATATAAACATTATCAAGGATGAAATACTAAGACTTGAAAATATAGTGAACGAGATCCTGGACTTCAGCCGTGAACCAAGGTCTTTGGAATTTACGTATTTCAACATAAACAAGCTCATCAACGACGTATACATTCTACTAGAAGAAAAGATCCGAGAAAAAAATATACTCTTTAACTTTGAAACAGACGCTGAAGAAATTACCGTATATGCCGAATACTCAAGAATGAAACAAGTTATTATAAATCTTCTCCAAAATGCGATTGAAGCAACTCCAAAAGATGGTAAAATATTAGTTGAAACACGTATCAAACTTGATAAAATCATTGTGTCGATATGGAATGAAGGCACACCTATTGACAAAGAAACTGCAGAAAAGCTCTTTACTCCGTTTTTTACAACTAAAGTTCATGGCACCGGTTTGGGATTAGCTATTTGTAAAAAGATAGTAGAAGATGAGCACAAAGGAAAGATCTACCACGAGTCAACAGAGGACGGTAACAAATTCGTCGTTGAGCTACCAAAACCAGAAATGCAGTCAAGTAATGTTGAATAA
- the panD gene encoding aspartate 1-decarboxylase, giving the protein MMEFMLKAKIHMATVTEKEIEYEGSIGIDEELLELAGIKINEMVLVSDVNNGNRLVTYVIPEPRGSRKISLNGAAARLVEKGDRIIIMAFALYNPDEYKGPKIIILNPDNSVKEIRG; this is encoded by the coding sequence ATGATGGAGTTTATGTTAAAAGCCAAAATCCACATGGCTACCGTAACTGAAAAAGAAATCGAATACGAAGGAAGTATTGGCATTGATGAAGAACTATTAGAACTGGCAGGAATAAAAATTAACGAGATGGTCTTAGTATCCGATGTTAATAACGGTAACAGGCTTGTCACATACGTTATCCCTGAACCACGTGGTTCAAGAAAAATTTCATTAAATGGTGCCGCCGCAAGACTTGTTGAAAAAGGTGACAGAATTATCATCATGGCGTTCGCTCTGTACAATCCCGACGAATACAAAGGACCTAAGATAATAATTCTCAACCCTGATAACAGTGTTAAAGAGATAAGGGGATAA
- a CDS encoding DUF342 domain-containing protein translates to MNISVTTSPDKMEAYIKISNILPGEEITLEKLMEAIRDAKVVHNIDISALKHLCENPVEDVPVLFAKGDEPKNGEDGRIVFEVLQQNPSFTPSGNRVDFREFPVQKRIIVKKGQKIATIYPPTEGIPGKNVYGEPVPAKPGNEAKVSLGKNVALSEDGLHVIATSDGILKVDPEKGLIEVSEYLEIEGNVDYVTGNIEFPGTVLIKGDVKPGFIVRAKGDIEIQGVAEASTVISLEGSIKLTGAKGKDKGLIKARKDVRLKYAESVTIECENLCFESNLLNCTVRVTNSIIGQGRNSAIIGGEYVATSRIEADELGSDFGVNTYLEVGVNPYLREELKLINTQIEVDKTSLQKLINIVKQYKELKERGVKLSPDKEEQFSKATRTLINLREQLEKNIQRKQELEKKINEIKYQCEIIARKVLYPGVEVHMHDAKYTADIPLPKVVLRYEDGKIVAGGYSGT, encoded by the coding sequence ATGAATATATCAGTAACCACTTCACCCGATAAAATGGAAGCGTACATCAAAATATCAAACATACTGCCTGGTGAAGAGATTACGCTTGAAAAACTAATGGAAGCAATAAGGGATGCAAAAGTCGTTCACAACATAGACATCTCTGCGTTAAAACATCTTTGTGAGAATCCTGTTGAGGATGTCCCTGTTTTGTTTGCAAAAGGGGATGAACCAAAAAATGGTGAAGATGGGCGAATAGTATTTGAAGTTTTGCAACAAAATCCCTCATTCACCCCTTCTGGTAACCGTGTTGATTTCAGGGAATTTCCTGTCCAAAAAAGAATTATTGTGAAAAAGGGACAAAAAATAGCTACCATATATCCCCCTACCGAAGGCATCCCTGGAAAGAACGTTTATGGCGAACCTGTCCCAGCAAAACCAGGCAATGAAGCAAAAGTATCTTTGGGAAAGAACGTTGCACTCAGCGAAGATGGGCTACACGTAATTGCAACATCAGATGGTATACTCAAAGTTGACCCAGAAAAAGGCTTAATTGAAGTAAGCGAATACTTGGAAATAGAAGGAAATGTTGATTATGTAACTGGCAATATAGAATTTCCTGGGACTGTTTTGATAAAAGGAGATGTAAAACCCGGATTCATAGTTCGAGCAAAGGGTGACATAGAAATACAAGGTGTAGCAGAAGCTTCTACCGTAATCTCCTTAGAAGGCAGTATTAAACTGACAGGTGCAAAGGGAAAAGATAAAGGATTGATAAAAGCAAGAAAGGATGTTCGCCTCAAGTATGCAGAATCTGTGACTATAGAATGTGAAAATCTTTGTTTTGAATCAAACTTGCTGAATTGTACCGTTAGGGTCACAAATTCCATAATTGGTCAAGGTAGAAATAGTGCGATAATTGGTGGGGAGTACGTTGCTACATCCCGCATAGAGGCTGATGAACTTGGTTCAGATTTTGGTGTTAACACTTACCTTGAGGTTGGTGTCAATCCGTACCTCAGAGAAGAGCTCAAATTAATTAACACACAAATAGAAGTCGACAAAACCAGCCTGCAAAAACTTATCAACATCGTCAAACAGTACAAAGAATTAAAAGAACGGGGTGTTAAGCTCTCCCCTGATAAAGAAGAGCAATTTTCAAAAGCAACAAGAACACTTATCAACTTAAGAGAGCAACTCGAAAAGAACATCCAAAGAAAACAAGAACTTGAAAAAAAGATTAATGAAATAAAATATCAGTGCGAGATAATAGCACGCAAAGTACTGTACCCCGGTGTTGAAGTGCATATGCACGATGCAAAATACACAGCCGATATTCCTCTTCCAAAAGTCGTTTTGAGATATGAAGATGGGAAAATTGTCGCAGGTGGATATTCTGGAACTTAA
- a CDS encoding type I phosphomannose isomerase catalytic subunit: MNYCLAKALPQFRPMVWGNPELNKEFNIPESQTNLPIGEIWLLSGHPLYETTLENGLTINQFGHNLYNGKYPRFPILIKLVSTNQWLSVQVHPDDEYARNVEEEPWGKSEAWYFLTDGEFAICEDVEKMKEYINSGRINQLDEILTFVKVKKGTFVNIPAGTVHALGPNSTVIEVQQSSDLTYRIYDWGRPRETHLEKALQVSKTISLNDIVFENSDTLKTEYFCMQKSLSQDDLNRNNLIVHIPTQISKNYCAKLIINENICKDYNSYRKVGNPIEELGSGIFVTNFLTI, from the coding sequence ATGAATTACTGCTTAGCAAAAGCCCTTCCACAATTCCGCCCCATGGTCTGGGGAAATCCTGAATTAAACAAAGAGTTCAATATACCAGAATCACAAACTAACCTTCCGATAGGAGAAATTTGGCTTCTATCCGGTCATCCATTGTATGAAACTACTTTAGAGAATGGTTTAACAATCAATCAATTTGGCCACAACCTATACAATGGTAAATACCCACGATTCCCCATTTTAATTAAACTTGTTTCCACAAATCAATGGCTCAGTGTTCAAGTCCATCCCGACGATGAATACGCGCGCAATGTTGAAGAAGAACCGTGGGGAAAAAGTGAAGCATGGTATTTTTTAACGGATGGGGAATTTGCAATATGTGAAGATGTGGAAAAAATGAAGGAATATATAAATTCTGGACGTATTAATCAACTTGATGAAATTCTCACATTTGTGAAGGTAAAAAAGGGAACATTTGTTAACATCCCAGCCGGAACAGTTCATGCACTGGGACCTAACAGCACTGTTATCGAAGTGCAACAATCATCAGATTTGACCTACCGCATATACGATTGGGGCAGACCAAGGGAGACGCACCTGGAAAAAGCATTGCAGGTAAGCAAGACTATTTCGCTAAATGATATCGTTTTTGAAAATAGCGATACTCTCAAAACGGAGTACTTTTGCATGCAAAAATCGTTATCACAAGATGACCTAAATAGAAACAACCTCATCGTTCACATACCTACACAAATTTCAAAAAACTACTGTGCCAAACTGATTATCAATGAAAATATTTGCAAAGACTACAATAGTTATAGAAAAGTTGGTAACCCAATTGAAGAACTTGGTAGTGGTATTTTTGTTACCAACTTTCTAACAATTTAA
- the acpP gene encoding acyl carrier protein has product MEREELFKKVAEIISEKLNVPIEDIEEDSHLIEDLGADSLDAFDLVMVFEDEFGIKLEDDEIEKLMTVKDIVSLLQEKLKDRE; this is encoded by the coding sequence ATGGAAAGAGAAGAACTCTTCAAAAAAGTTGCAGAGATTATTTCTGAGAAGTTGAACGTTCCTATCGAGGATATTGAGGAAGATAGCCACTTAATTGAAGACCTTGGCGCAGATTCTCTAGATGCGTTTGATTTGGTTATGGTCTTCGAAGATGAGTTCGGTATAAAACTCGAGGACGATGAAATTGAGAAGTTGATGACTGTAAAAGATATAGTTAGCTTGCTCCAGGAGAAACTGAAAGATAGGGAATAA